The sequence below is a genomic window from Anaerocolumna chitinilytica.
TGCTTTTTATTTGTCAATTTTGATTTACATTATGAAGTAAACGCATTAATGAAAGAGATTAGTTAGGATATCATTTTTTATTTTGTAATTCTATTAAATGCTTCAAGAATTTATATGTTATTTGCATAGAAAAATCAGATACATATTTTATGTTATCTTTAATTCCATTATGAGTGGTTTCTACAAATGTTGGTGGCTGCAATCCAACTATAGATAAAGGGTCACTACCTTCAATTTCACAATTTATTATTGCTAATATTGAAGAGATATCTTCTGCTGGAACAATTCCTACTGATAAATTAGGTATATTTAAAATTTCAAAACTTCTATCATCAGAACCTGGTGTTTTTTTGATTAACTGAATAGGATGTTGTTCTAATGTTTTCTTAGTGATAAAATTAAAAGCTTTGTTAGATAGGTTCTTTTCTGGGCCTAGGATAATTGTATCGCCGAATCCACATGTATCTAT
It includes:
- a CDS encoding M28 family peptidase, which translates into the protein MMNYVESIAKSNKEERFKNILEILEENQLPYEIYHNKYKNHWVNNIIIPINRKNSDKRFVFSAHYDNFDGSTASNDNASGVAILIKLAEFMQRMELNNCYDIIFFDREEYEDRGSEQYIEHIGKDNIVGVINIDTCGFGDTIILGPEKNLSNKAFNFITKKTLEQHPIQLIKKTPGSDDRSFEILNIPNLSVGIVPAEDISSILAIINCEIEGSDPLSIVGLQPPTFVETTHNGIKDNIKYVSDFSMQITYKFLKHLIELQNKK